The Microbacterium sp. LWO12-1.2 genome includes a window with the following:
- a CDS encoding bifunctional proline dehydrogenase/L-glutamate gamma-semialdehyde dehydrogenase: MTAVDTTPRTSDVAAVVQRWLTESETHPVEPAAQRLAEVLKDPNGLDFTVGFVDGVMRPEDLSVAGRKLAEISEITPTLLPWYLRSAIKTGGFMAPKLPGVVVPISRRVLRAMVGHLVLDATPAKLGPAIAKLRKSGNRLNLNLLGEAVLGEREAGRRLQGTSDFLARDDVDYVSIKVSSVVSQLSMWSFDEAVADVVTRLTPLYELAARSEAAGKAKFINLDMEEFRDLDLTIAAFTSILDQPGLENLEAGIVLQAYLPDALGAMQHLQEWATARRAKGGAPIKVRVVKGANLAMEHVDAAVHGWPLATYSTKQDSDTNYKRVLDWALTPERLDAVRIGVAGHNLFDIAYTWLLSQARGVDGGSLVEYEMLLGMATGQAEAVRKDVGRLLLYTPVVNPAEFDVAIAYLVRRLEENASSENFMSAVFELASNPTLLTRERERFERSLAGLEADRSVPASNRVQNRATEADAATPTTAFHNQPDTDPALGANRAWGRAILQRSVHTTLGVDAIAAARVETTAQLDGIFAAATAAAEKWAALPAAERAAVLHRAGDELSARRGRLLEIMAHEAGKTLAEADPEISEAIDFAHYYAERAKDLETVSGAEFIPSKVTVVTPPWNFPVAIPAGGVLAALASGSGVIIKPAKLTQRCGAVMIEALWAAGVPRDLLALVDLASRDLGTRLVASPEVDRVILTGGYETAQLFRSFRSDLPLLAETSGKNAIIVTPSADLDLAAADVARSAFGHAGQKCSAASLAILVGSVADSRRFERQLVDAVASMRVGLPDDPSTQMGPIIEPADGKLLAALTELGKGEKWLVKPRKLDAEGKQWTPGVKTGVAEGSYFHMTEFFGPVLGIMHAKDLDEAIRLQNAVDYGLTAGLHSLDSAEVATWLDRVEAGNLYVNRGITGAIVQRQPFGGWKRSAVGAGAKAGGPNYLFGLGEWAASELPAAVPGAAMVPAIEGLLRAADGELDGAQSDWLRRAAASDESAWTTEFGAVSDKSGLGVERNLFRYRPVAVDVRLSEDAPLVDSVRVLAAALRSGSPFTVSAASLPSGVEKALRAQGVTVKHEKDAAWAKNYATAVSKGQSSWQRVRLVGGDASALFAALGGSPDVAVWSHAVTGAGRVEMLPFLHEQAVSITNHRFGNPTGLTDGVI; encoded by the coding sequence ATGACTGCCGTCGACACCACCCCTCGCACCTCGGACGTCGCCGCCGTCGTGCAGCGCTGGCTCACCGAGAGCGAGACCCACCCCGTCGAGCCCGCCGCCCAGCGCCTCGCCGAGGTGCTGAAGGATCCGAACGGACTCGATTTCACGGTCGGCTTCGTCGACGGTGTCATGCGCCCCGAAGACCTGAGCGTCGCGGGTCGCAAGCTGGCCGAGATCTCGGAGATCACCCCGACGCTGCTGCCCTGGTACCTGCGCAGCGCGATCAAGACCGGTGGCTTCATGGCCCCGAAGCTCCCCGGCGTCGTGGTGCCGATCTCCCGCCGGGTGCTGCGCGCGATGGTCGGCCACCTGGTGCTCGACGCGACGCCCGCCAAGCTCGGCCCGGCGATCGCGAAGCTGCGCAAGAGCGGCAACCGCCTGAACCTCAACCTGCTCGGCGAGGCCGTGCTCGGTGAGCGCGAGGCCGGACGTCGCCTGCAGGGCACCAGCGACTTCCTCGCCCGCGACGACGTCGACTACGTCTCGATCAAGGTGTCCAGCGTGGTCAGCCAGCTGTCGATGTGGTCGTTCGATGAGGCCGTCGCCGACGTCGTGACCCGCCTCACCCCGCTGTACGAGCTCGCGGCACGTTCCGAGGCCGCAGGCAAGGCGAAGTTCATCAACCTCGACATGGAGGAGTTCCGCGACCTCGACCTGACGATCGCGGCGTTCACCAGCATCCTCGACCAGCCGGGACTCGAGAACCTCGAAGCCGGCATCGTGCTGCAGGCGTACCTCCCCGACGCCCTCGGCGCGATGCAGCACCTGCAGGAGTGGGCGACAGCGCGGCGGGCGAAGGGCGGAGCGCCGATCAAGGTGCGCGTCGTCAAGGGCGCGAACCTGGCGATGGAGCACGTCGACGCCGCCGTGCACGGCTGGCCGCTCGCGACCTACTCGACCAAGCAGGACTCCGACACCAACTACAAGCGTGTGCTCGACTGGGCGCTGACGCCCGAGCGCCTGGACGCCGTGCGCATCGGCGTCGCCGGCCACAACCTCTTCGACATCGCGTACACGTGGCTGCTGTCGCAGGCGCGCGGGGTCGACGGCGGTTCACTGGTCGAGTACGAGATGCTCCTCGGCATGGCGACCGGCCAGGCCGAGGCGGTCCGCAAGGACGTCGGTCGCCTGCTGCTGTACACACCGGTCGTGAACCCGGCGGAGTTCGACGTCGCGATCGCGTACCTCGTGCGCCGCCTGGAGGAGAACGCCAGCTCCGAGAACTTCATGTCGGCCGTCTTCGAGCTCGCCTCGAACCCGACGCTGCTCACCCGCGAGCGGGAGCGCTTCGAGCGGTCGCTCGCCGGGCTCGAGGCCGATCGCTCTGTGCCTGCCTCGAACCGCGTGCAGAACCGCGCGACGGAAGCGGATGCCGCCACCCCGACGACCGCGTTCCACAACCAGCCCGACACCGACCCCGCACTCGGCGCCAACCGCGCCTGGGGCCGGGCGATCCTGCAGCGGTCGGTGCACACGACCCTCGGTGTCGATGCGATCGCCGCCGCACGCGTCGAGACGACCGCGCAGCTCGACGGCATCTTCGCCGCCGCCACCGCAGCGGCCGAGAAGTGGGCTGCTCTTCCCGCCGCCGAGCGCGCCGCCGTGCTGCACCGCGCAGGTGACGAGCTCTCCGCACGCCGCGGCCGGCTGCTCGAGATCATGGCGCACGAGGCGGGCAAGACCCTCGCCGAGGCCGACCCCGAGATCAGCGAGGCGATCGACTTCGCGCACTACTACGCCGAACGGGCGAAGGACCTCGAGACCGTGTCGGGGGCCGAGTTCATCCCCTCGAAGGTCACGGTCGTGACCCCGCCGTGGAACTTCCCCGTCGCGATCCCCGCCGGTGGCGTGCTGGCCGCACTCGCCTCCGGCTCCGGCGTGATCATCAAGCCCGCCAAGCTGACCCAGCGTTGCGGAGCCGTCATGATCGAGGCGCTGTGGGCCGCCGGGGTGCCGCGCGATCTGCTCGCCCTGGTCGACCTGGCTTCGCGCGACCTGGGCACCCGCCTGGTCGCGAGTCCAGAGGTGGACCGCGTGATCCTCACCGGCGGCTACGAGACCGCGCAGCTGTTCCGCTCGTTCCGGTCCGACCTGCCGCTGCTCGCCGAGACGAGTGGCAAGAACGCGATCATCGTGACGCCGTCGGCCGACCTCGACCTCGCCGCCGCCGACGTCGCCCGCAGCGCCTTCGGTCACGCAGGGCAGAAGTGCTCCGCGGCATCCCTCGCGATCCTCGTCGGCTCGGTCGCGGACTCGCGCCGGTTCGAGCGGCAGCTCGTCGACGCGGTCGCCTCGATGCGCGTCGGCCTGCCCGACGACCCGAGCACGCAGATGGGTCCGATCATCGAGCCCGCCGACGGCAAGCTGCTCGCCGCGCTGACCGAGCTCGGCAAGGGCGAGAAGTGGCTCGTGAAGCCCCGCAAGCTCGACGCCGAGGGGAAGCAGTGGACTCCCGGCGTGAAGACCGGGGTCGCCGAGGGCTCGTACTTCCACATGACGGAGTTCTTCGGACCGGTGCTCGGCATCATGCACGCCAAAGACCTCGACGAGGCCATCCGCCTGCAGAACGCAGTGGACTACGGCCTGACCGCCGGCCTGCACTCGCTCGACTCCGCAGAGGTCGCCACCTGGCTCGACCGCGTCGAGGCCGGCAACCTGTATGTGAACCGCGGCATCACCGGCGCGATCGTGCAGCGTCAGCCGTTCGGCGGCTGGAAGCGCTCGGCCGTCGGCGCCGGTGCCAAGGCCGGTGGCCCGAACTACCTCTTCGGGCTCGGCGAGTGGGCGGCATCCGAGCTCCCCGCTGCGGTGCCGGGCGCAGCGATGGTGCCCGCGATCGAGGGGCTGCTGCGTGCGGCCGACGGCGAGCTCGACGGCGCGCAGAGCGACTGGCTGCGGCGGGCCGCTGCTTCCGATGAGAGCGCCTGGACCACCGAGTTCGGCGCCGTCTCCGACAAGTCGGGGCTGGGCGTCGAGCGCAACCTGTTCCGCTACCGTCCGGTCGCCGTCGACGTGCGCCTGTCGGAGGACGCGCCGCTGGTCGACAGCGTGCGCGTGCTCGCCGCGGCCCTGCGCAGCGGCAGCCCGTTCACGGTCTCGGCCGCGAGCCTGCCGAGCGGTGTCGAGAAGGCGCTGCGCGCACAGGGCGTGACCGTGAAGCATGAGAAGGACGCCGCGTGGGCCAAGAACTACGCCACGGCGGTGTCGAAGGGCCAGAGCAGCTGGCAGCGGGTGCGTCTGGTCGGCGGCGACGCCTCTGCGCTGTTCGCCGCGCTGGGCGGAAGCCCGGACGTGGCCGTCTGGTCGCACGCCGTCACGGGTGCCGGACGGGTGGAGATGCTGCCGTTCCTGCACGAGCAGGCCGTGTCGATCACGAACCACCGCTTCGGCAACCCGACCGGGCTGACGGACGGCGTGATCTGA
- a CDS encoding LysR substrate-binding domain-containing protein, with protein sequence MLDVNRLRMLVELSRRGTLSAVADALSYSKASVSQQLSALERDVGVPLLRRVGRGVQFTPQGNVLVAEAIGILDQLEHAQVAVAESLTEVTGTVRIAVFQSAAHSLLPRALESLKDDHPALRVEVTECDPETGLVGVSSRDFDLILAEQYPGVTRPIHADLDRVALAHDAIALARHPGTPDTTDAVAALWSTREQPWVLEPAGTASRAWAEQLCRTAGFEPDVRFEVADLTAHVRLIRAGLATGLLPELVWAGENPTVALTPLPQQPRREIFSSARRVSAAAPSIRAVRRALASAASHNLLD encoded by the coding sequence GTGCTCGACGTCAACCGCCTGCGGATGCTCGTGGAGCTGAGTCGCCGCGGCACCCTCTCGGCCGTGGCGGACGCCCTCTCGTACAGCAAGGCCTCGGTGTCGCAGCAGTTGAGCGCGCTGGAGCGCGATGTCGGCGTGCCGCTGCTGCGCCGGGTCGGCCGTGGCGTGCAGTTCACCCCGCAGGGCAACGTGCTGGTGGCCGAGGCGATCGGCATCCTCGATCAGCTCGAGCACGCCCAGGTCGCGGTGGCGGAGTCGCTGACCGAGGTGACCGGTACCGTGCGCATCGCGGTGTTCCAGTCCGCCGCGCACTCGCTGCTCCCCCGCGCGCTCGAATCGCTCAAGGACGATCATCCGGCGCTGCGCGTCGAAGTCACAGAGTGCGATCCCGAGACCGGGCTGGTCGGCGTCTCCAGCCGTGACTTCGATCTGATCCTCGCCGAACAGTACCCCGGCGTCACTCGTCCGATCCACGCCGACCTCGACCGCGTCGCCCTCGCCCACGACGCGATCGCCCTCGCTCGCCACCCCGGCACGCCCGACACCACGGATGCCGTCGCCGCCCTCTGGTCGACGCGCGAGCAGCCGTGGGTGCTCGAGCCCGCCGGTACCGCATCACGCGCCTGGGCCGAGCAGCTGTGCCGCACGGCCGGCTTCGAACCGGACGTGCGTTTCGAGGTCGCCGACCTCACCGCGCATGTGCGGCTCATCCGCGCCGGACTCGCCACCGGGCTCCTGCCTGAGCTCGTCTGGGCGGGCGAGAACCCCACGGTGGCGCTCACTCCTCTTCCGCAGCAGCCGCGGCGCGAGATCTTCTCCTCCGCCCGACGGGTGTCCGCCGCGGCCCCATCGATCCGCGCGGTACGCCGAGCCCTGGCATCCGCCGCCTCGCACAACCTCCTCGACTGA
- a CDS encoding nitroreductase family protein: protein MSTPVIDRTAPTEHPVLDVLAGRWSPRAFDAQNTIDEGKLATALEAARWSPSANNSQPWRFIVARRGTALHAQVVDSLVGFNQTWAVNAAVLVVAIAETATADGTPITHAFYDLGQAVAHFSVQAHHDGLLVHQMSGFDPEVVREFADLDERFVPATVFAVGEFGDVETLPEVLQEREVAPRVRRPIAETVILSA, encoded by the coding sequence GTGAGCACTCCCGTGATCGACCGCACCGCCCCGACCGAGCACCCCGTCCTCGACGTCCTCGCCGGACGCTGGAGCCCCCGCGCCTTCGATGCGCAGAACACGATCGACGAGGGCAAGCTCGCCACCGCTCTCGAGGCCGCCCGCTGGAGCCCGTCCGCCAACAACTCACAGCCGTGGCGCTTCATCGTCGCCCGTCGCGGGACCGCCCTGCATGCGCAGGTCGTCGATTCGCTCGTCGGGTTCAACCAGACCTGGGCAGTGAACGCCGCCGTGCTCGTCGTCGCGATCGCCGAGACCGCGACCGCGGACGGCACCCCGATCACCCACGCCTTCTACGACCTCGGCCAGGCCGTCGCCCACTTCTCGGTGCAGGCGCACCACGACGGTCTGCTCGTGCACCAGATGAGCGGCTTCGACCCGGAGGTCGTGCGCGAGTTCGCCGACCTCGATGAGCGTTTCGTCCCCGCCACCGTCTTCGCCGTGGGCGAGTTCGGTGATGTCGAGACCCTGCCCGAGGTGCTGCAGGAGCGCGAGGTCGCCCCGCGCGTGCGTCGCCCGATCGCTGAGACGGTCATCCTCAGCGCCTGA
- a CDS encoding ATP-dependent Clp protease ATP-binding subunit: MTNPQNSPQNQDQQSALEQFGINLTDRARQGKLDPVIGRDSEIRRVSQVLTRRTKNNPVLIGEPGVGKTAVVEGLAQRIVAGDVAESLKDKELITLDISALVAGAMYRGQFEERLKQVLKEITESDGQVITFIDELHVLMGAGGGEGSVAASNMLKPMLARGELRLIGATTLNEYREFIEKDAALERRFQQVYVGEPTVEDTIAILRGLKERYEAHHKVAISDGALVAAASLSNRYLPARQLPDKAIDLIDEAASRLRMEIDSAPVEIDELRRHVDRLKLEELALKKEKDAASKERLATLRADLATEEAKLGELQARWERERASLNRVGDLKTRLDAARSDAERAQREGNLERASRLLYADIPALERELIEAERSEQSEPDEGRMVNEQVTDEDIAGVIAAWTGIPVGRLLQGESEKLLHLEAELGKRLIGQKDAVKAVSDAVRRSRAGISDPGRPTGSFLFLGPTGVGKTELAKALAEFLFDDEHAMVRIDMSEYGEKHSVSRLVGAPPGYVGYEQGGQLTEAVRRRPYSVILLDEVEKAHPEVFDVLLQVLDDGRLTDGQGRTVDFSNVILILTSNLGSPILIDPVLAPDEKRDQVMALVRQAFRPEFLNRLDDIVMFQALSEDDLAQIVELSVDQLHTRLRDRRLTLAVTPDARSWLAERGYDPMFGARPLRRLIQSEVQNKLATALLSGGVRDGDTVRVDMAADGSGLVLTSTTPGPDLDGDVIEAELIED; encoded by the coding sequence ATGACGAACCCGCAGAACAGTCCGCAGAACCAAGATCAGCAGTCCGCCCTCGAGCAGTTCGGTATCAATCTCACCGACCGCGCGCGCCAGGGAAAGCTCGACCCCGTGATCGGGCGTGACAGCGAGATCCGACGCGTCAGCCAGGTGCTCACCCGCCGCACCAAGAACAACCCGGTGCTGATCGGCGAGCCCGGCGTCGGGAAGACGGCGGTCGTCGAGGGTCTCGCCCAGCGCATCGTCGCAGGAGACGTCGCCGAGTCCCTCAAGGACAAGGAGCTGATCACCCTCGACATCTCGGCGCTCGTCGCCGGTGCGATGTACCGCGGCCAGTTCGAGGAGCGTCTGAAGCAGGTTCTCAAGGAGATCACCGAGTCCGACGGGCAGGTCATCACCTTCATCGACGAGCTGCACGTGCTGATGGGCGCCGGTGGCGGCGAGGGTTCGGTCGCGGCCTCCAACATGCTCAAGCCGATGCTGGCCCGCGGCGAGCTGCGCCTGATCGGCGCCACCACGCTCAACGAGTACCGCGAGTTCATCGAGAAGGATGCCGCCCTCGAACGCCGCTTCCAGCAGGTGTATGTGGGAGAGCCGACGGTCGAAGACACGATCGCGATCCTGCGCGGACTCAAGGAGCGCTACGAGGCGCACCACAAGGTCGCCATCTCCGACGGTGCTCTGGTGGCGGCGGCATCCCTGTCGAACCGCTATCTGCCTGCGCGACAGCTGCCAGACAAGGCCATCGACCTGATCGACGAGGCCGCCTCGCGGCTGCGCATGGAGATCGACTCCGCGCCGGTCGAGATCGACGAGCTGCGGCGGCACGTCGATCGTCTCAAGCTCGAGGAGCTCGCGCTCAAGAAGGAGAAGGACGCGGCCTCCAAGGAGCGCCTCGCCACCCTTCGCGCCGACCTCGCGACCGAAGAGGCCAAGCTCGGCGAGCTGCAGGCCCGGTGGGAGCGCGAGCGCGCATCGCTGAACCGCGTCGGCGACCTGAAGACGCGGCTCGATGCCGCCCGCAGCGACGCCGAGCGGGCGCAGCGCGAGGGCAACCTCGAGCGTGCATCGCGGCTGCTGTACGCCGACATCCCGGCGCTCGAGCGCGAGCTGATCGAGGCGGAGCGGTCGGAGCAGTCCGAACCGGACGAGGGCCGCATGGTCAACGAGCAGGTCACCGACGAGGACATCGCCGGCGTCATCGCGGCGTGGACCGGGATCCCCGTCGGACGCCTGCTGCAGGGCGAGTCCGAGAAGCTGCTGCACCTCGAAGCCGAGCTGGGCAAGCGCCTCATCGGACAGAAGGATGCCGTCAAGGCGGTGTCCGATGCGGTGCGCCGCTCCCGTGCCGGCATCAGCGACCCCGGTCGGCCGACCGGTTCGTTCCTGTTCCTCGGCCCGACCGGTGTGGGCAAGACCGAGCTGGCCAAGGCGTTGGCGGAGTTCCTCTTCGACGACGAGCACGCCATGGTGCGCATCGACATGTCGGAGTACGGCGAGAAGCACTCCGTCTCGCGCCTCGTCGGTGCTCCTCCTGGGTACGTCGGCTACGAGCAGGGTGGTCAGCTGACCGAGGCCGTGCGACGTCGCCCGTACAGCGTGATCCTGCTCGACGAGGTGGAGAAGGCGCACCCCGAAGTGTTCGACGTGCTGCTGCAGGTGCTCGACGACGGCCGACTCACCGACGGTCAGGGCCGCACGGTCGACTTCTCGAACGTGATCCTGATCCTGACGTCGAACCTCGGCTCGCCGATCCTGATCGATCCGGTGCTCGCGCCGGACGAGAAGCGCGATCAGGTCATGGCGCTCGTGCGGCAGGCGTTCCGTCCGGAGTTTCTGAACCGTCTCGACGACATCGTGATGTTCCAGGCGCTCAGCGAAGACGACCTCGCACAGATCGTCGAGCTGTCGGTCGACCAGCTGCACACGCGGCTGCGCGACCGCCGACTCACCCTCGCGGTCACCCCCGATGCGCGGTCGTGGCTTGCGGAGCGCGGCTATGACCCGATGTTCGGTGCGCGTCCGCTGCGGCGACTGATCCAGTCCGAGGTGCAGAACAAGCTGGCGACCGCGCTGCTCTCGGGCGGTGTGCGCGATGGCGACACGGTGCGGGTCGACATGGCGGCCGATGGGTCCGGCCTGGTGCTCACCAGCACCACCCCTGGGCCGGATCTCGACGGCGACGTGATCGAGGCCGAACTGATCGAGGACTGA
- the coaBC gene encoding bifunctional phosphopantothenoylcysteine decarboxylase/phosphopantothenate--cysteine ligase CoaBC — translation MNIVVGVTGGIAAYKSVHLVRLLTKAGHDVTVVPTEDALRFVGLPTWEAISRHPVTTSVHDDVAKVRHVAIGQTADLVIVAPATANTIASMAAGLASDLLGTTLLATLAPVVIAPAMHNEMWRHPATQANIATLRSRGVQIVGPAEGELAGGDTGPGRMSEPEEIVAAALAVVAPQDLAGLRVAISAGGTREPIDPVRFLGNRSSGRQGAALAAEAAARGAEVVLVAAHVESAVRAAAAHPSIRVQDVGTAAELSAAMKEAASRADVVIMAAAVADYRPAEASDHKLTKEEGVLTRIDLIENEDVVAALAAARADGRAPAGQTIIAFAAETLRDPEQRRERARRKRERKGVDLLAVNLADAEHGFERAENAVEIIGAGGAVVAASSGTKRQVAAAIWDSVLAAR, via the coding sequence GTGAACATCGTCGTCGGAGTCACCGGTGGTATCGCCGCCTACAAGTCCGTGCACCTGGTGCGCCTGCTCACGAAGGCCGGTCATGATGTGACCGTGGTGCCGACCGAAGACGCGCTGCGCTTCGTCGGACTGCCCACCTGGGAGGCGATCAGCCGGCATCCGGTCACCACGAGCGTGCATGACGATGTCGCGAAGGTGCGTCACGTCGCCATCGGGCAGACGGCCGACCTGGTGATCGTCGCCCCGGCGACCGCGAACACCATCGCCTCGATGGCCGCGGGCCTCGCGAGCGATCTGCTCGGCACCACGCTGCTGGCCACGTTGGCCCCGGTCGTGATCGCCCCTGCCATGCACAACGAGATGTGGCGGCATCCGGCCACGCAGGCGAACATCGCGACCCTCCGCTCGCGGGGCGTGCAGATCGTCGGCCCCGCGGAGGGCGAGCTCGCCGGTGGGGACACAGGACCGGGCCGGATGTCGGAGCCGGAAGAGATCGTCGCCGCCGCGCTGGCCGTGGTCGCTCCGCAGGATCTCGCCGGTCTCCGCGTCGCCATCTCCGCCGGGGGCACGCGCGAGCCGATCGACCCGGTGCGCTTCCTCGGCAACCGCTCCAGCGGACGCCAGGGAGCAGCGCTCGCCGCCGAGGCCGCAGCACGCGGCGCGGAGGTCGTGCTGGTCGCCGCGCATGTCGAGTCCGCCGTCCGTGCCGCCGCAGCGCACCCATCGATCCGTGTGCAGGACGTCGGGACCGCCGCCGAGCTCTCGGCCGCGATGAAGGAAGCCGCCTCTCGCGCCGATGTCGTGATCATGGCGGCCGCGGTTGCGGACTACCGCCCGGCCGAGGCCTCCGACCACAAGCTCACGAAGGAGGAGGGTGTGCTCACGCGCATCGACCTCATCGAGAACGAAGACGTGGTCGCGGCCCTCGCCGCCGCACGCGCCGACGGGCGGGCGCCTGCCGGACAGACGATCATCGCATTCGCCGCGGAGACGCTGCGTGACCCCGAGCAGCGACGCGAGCGCGCGAGGCGCAAGCGCGAGCGCAAGGGCGTCGACCTGCTCGCAGTGAACCTCGCCGACGCCGAGCACGGCTTCGAGCGTGCGGAGAACGCGGTCGAGATCATCGGAGCGGGAGGCGCGGTGGTGGCGGCGTCGTCCGGAACAAAACGCCAGGTCGCGGCGGCTATCTGGGATTCGGTGCTTGCCGCGCGCTGA
- a CDS encoding NRDE family protein: MCTVVIDVEDAGSARLLAVRDEDPQREWDGLGAWWPERYPGVTGIRDRRAGGAWLAVNAAERRLAVLLNRADVGDLTEDRAVSRGSLALESVAGRSPAGPLPMHGFNLLEVQPEGARVLSWDGVALRETPVDAGTHMIAHDDLDDDATPRIHAWLPRFRALGPAAASPEWAEEWIALLAETATLSPEDDRAIIRDNRPHGYPTQSLLYCVASVTGAGVEVHDRALPSPAHWSD, from the coding sequence GTGTGCACTGTCGTGATCGATGTCGAGGATGCCGGATCTGCACGACTTCTCGCGGTGCGCGACGAGGACCCGCAGCGCGAGTGGGATGGACTAGGCGCCTGGTGGCCCGAGCGGTACCCCGGGGTCACCGGCATCCGCGACCGCCGTGCGGGCGGTGCCTGGCTCGCGGTGAACGCCGCCGAACGGCGACTGGCCGTGCTGCTCAACCGTGCCGACGTGGGCGACCTGACCGAGGACCGGGCGGTCTCCCGAGGGTCGCTCGCACTCGAGTCCGTCGCAGGTCGCTCACCCGCGGGGCCGCTGCCCATGCACGGCTTCAACCTGCTCGAGGTGCAGCCCGAGGGCGCGCGAGTGCTTTCCTGGGACGGCGTCGCCCTGCGAGAGACCCCGGTCGACGCGGGCACCCACATGATCGCGCACGACGATCTGGATGACGACGCGACGCCGCGCATCCACGCCTGGCTGCCCCGGTTCCGGGCTCTCGGCCCCGCAGCGGCGAGCCCGGAGTGGGCGGAGGAGTGGATCGCGCTGCTGGCCGAGACCGCCACCCTCTCCCCCGAGGACGACAGGGCCATCATCCGCGACAACCGTCCCCACGGCTATCCCACGCAGTCACTGCTGTACTGCGTGGCATCCGTCACAGGCGCGGGCGTCGAGGTGCACGACCGCGCACTCCCCTCGCCCGCACACTGGAGCGACTGA
- a CDS encoding LacI family DNA-binding transcriptional regulator — protein sequence MPPRSRGVTSIDVAKAAGVSQTTVSRIVNGHEGVSERVRTKVENAIQQLGYRPNLSARSLVTSRTHTIGVVLGDPRNSYYAELLHTISDELTRAGYRALILSGRADTTEDLARTLWETNVDAVILTTTLLPPDDEGRIVSLGVPSVTMGPGTAPETATISPDNMEGGRIAGRHLVSLGHRRIGVIAGPLGAASVRDRHDGFLQELAAAEVPFDDDLLEVADLDYTRAFEATTRLLQRAEPPTALFCHNDLVAFGAMNAAKALGVSVPEDVSILGFDDVAMSSWEAFDLTTVRQPILEMARGAVEMTLALLAEPAQERAHVVLPCTLVERSTTRAL from the coding sequence ATGCCGCCCAGATCACGTGGAGTGACGAGCATCGACGTCGCCAAGGCAGCAGGTGTGTCGCAGACGACCGTGTCGCGCATCGTCAACGGCCACGAGGGGGTGTCGGAGCGCGTCCGCACCAAGGTCGAGAACGCCATCCAACAGCTGGGATACCGCCCGAACCTCAGCGCCCGCAGCCTGGTGACCAGCCGTACGCACACGATCGGCGTCGTGCTCGGCGACCCGCGCAACAGTTACTACGCGGAACTGCTGCACACGATCAGCGACGAGCTCACCCGCGCCGGGTACCGCGCCCTCATCCTCAGCGGACGCGCCGACACCACGGAAGACCTGGCGAGGACACTGTGGGAGACCAACGTCGACGCCGTGATCCTGACGACCACCCTGCTGCCGCCGGATGACGAGGGGCGCATCGTCTCTCTCGGCGTGCCCTCCGTCACGATGGGCCCCGGGACCGCCCCCGAGACGGCGACGATCTCGCCGGACAACATGGAGGGCGGGCGCATCGCCGGACGCCATCTGGTATCGCTCGGACACCGACGCATCGGAGTGATCGCCGGACCGCTGGGCGCGGCCTCCGTGCGCGATCGTCACGACGGCTTCCTGCAGGAGCTGGCTGCGGCCGAGGTCCCCTTCGACGACGACCTGCTCGAGGTCGCGGACCTCGACTACACCCGTGCGTTCGAGGCGACCACCCGTCTGCTGCAGCGCGCAGAGCCGCCCACCGCGCTGTTCTGCCACAACGACCTCGTCGCCTTCGGTGCGATGAACGCCGCGAAGGCGCTGGGTGTCTCGGTGCCGGAGGATGTGTCGATCCTGGGCTTCGACGACGTGGCCATGTCGTCCTGGGAGGCGTTCGATCTGACGACCGTGCGTCAGCCGATCCTGGAGATGGCGCGCGGCGCGGTCGAGATGACACTGGCGCTGCTGGCCGAGCCTGCGCAGGAGCGGGCGCATGTCGTGCTCCCGTGCACCCTGGTCGAGCGCTCGACGACCCGCGCACTCTGA